GCAAACGCCACGGGATTTCTTTCAAAAACTACGGCGAAGGCGCCCAGCGCGTCCCTTCCTCCAACCGCGGCAAATGGACCGGCGCCCGTGACATGGACAAAGTCAAATGGTGGATCGCGGACTTGCAGCGCGCCGAGAAGACCGGCGTTCTCCCGCGCTTCACGATCATGTCGTTGGGGGAAGATCACACCCGCGGGACCACGCCGGGCGCATTCACGCCGGAAGCTTGCGTGGCGAGCAACGACCTCGGGTTAGGCCGAATCGTCGAAGCCGCGACGCGCAGCCGGTTCTGGCCGCAAATGGCGATTTTCGTCATCGAAGACGACGCCCAGAACGGGCCGGACCACGTCGACGCGCATCGCACGGTCGGATTTGTCATCAGCCCTTACGCCAAACGGCGCTTTGTCGATAGCACGCTTTACACGACGGCCAGCATGATCCGCACAATAGAACTCATCCTTGGCTTGCCGCCGTTGACGCAGTATGACGCCGCGGCGACGCCGATGTTCAACTGCTTTCAGCGAACGCCCCGGAGCACGCCTTACACGGTGCTGATGCCGAAGGTGAATTTGTTCTCTAAGAACACGGAGAAGTCGCCCTTTGCCAAAGAATCCAGGCGCATGAATTTTCGCGATTACGATCTGGCGCCCGAAGACGAGTTGAATCGCATTCTCTGGTACGTGGCCAAAGGGCCGGACGTCCCGTACCCCACTCCCATCCATCGGGCCATCTTCACCGGGCCGGCTGAGTAAGCACTGCGTGATTTTGGAGTTGAGAGTGTTTTGAGTTGAGAGTTGAGGAATTTCAGTGGAGGTGGGGCCCTTGAGCGAGGTAGCGCAGGCTTTCGAGCCTGCGGGTTCACGGAGCTTTCCAGCTCCGTTGCGCGAGCCGCGCCGCGAGGGGACTGGAAAGTCCCCCTGACCGGCAGGCTGGAAAGCCTGCCCCACAAGCCAGTGAGATGCGCGTGCGCCCCAGTGTGCAATTCCTTGTTGCCGCGATTTCGGAATTCCGTTACTCAAGAGCGCATGAACGCCAAGGAAGCGTTGATCGCGCTCAACATGATCGATCACGTCGGGCCCGTCCGGGTCCGGCAACTCCTCGAACACTTCGGTGAAGCTCCGGCCATTCTGGCCGCGTCCAAGAGCCAATTGCTCAAAGTTCGCGGCGTCGGCGAGGAAACCGCCGAGGCGATCTCGCGCTGGGAACGCAGCGTGGACCTCCAGGGTGAATTGAGGCGAATCCCCGAGTTCGACTCCCACGTCCTCACGCAAGCGGATGAATTGTATCCCGAACTCCTGCGCCAGATTTACGACCCGCCCATTGTCCTCTACGTCAAAGGGCGCCTGACGGAGAAGGAGAAGAACTCCGTGGCCATGGTCGGCTCGCGCCTGACCACGCACTACGGCGTGGAGGTCGCCCGAAAGCTGGCCTACCAACTCGCCTACGTCGGCGTCACCGTGGTCAGCGGCGGCGCGCGCGGGATTGACACCGCCGCGCACCAGGGCGCGCTCAGCGGCAAAGGCCGCACCATCGCGGTGCTGGGCACGGGCATCAATCTGGTCGTGCCGCCGGAAAACGCCGAACTGTTCGAGCGCATCGCCGCGAACGGCGCGGTCGTCACGCAATTCCCGTTCAATCGCACGGCGGACAAGCAAACGTTTCCCATCCGGAACCGCATTGTCGCCGGCATGACGCTCGGCACTGTGGTCGTCGAAGCCAATCTCACGAGCGGCGCGTTGATCACGGCGAACATGGCGGTGGATTACGGCCGGCAGATCTTCGCCGTTCCGGGCCGGATCGATTCGCCGCGCAGCAAAGGCTGCCACGAGTTGATCAAAAAAGGCGCCAAACTTTGCGAAGGGGCCGAGGATATTCTGAGCGAGTTCGAATATCTCTTCCCGCCATCCAATCGCCCGCCCTCGCCCAATGAAACCGGCTCGCTGCCCGCGCTGGAGTTGTCCGACAACGAACAAAAGGTCTATGGGGCGCTCGACACCGAGACGACGGCGATCGACGACGTGATTCGGCAAAGCGGTTTGCCGGCGTCAGCGGCGTCCGTCGCGCTGCTGAGTTTGGAAATGAAACGGCTCGTCAAACAACTGCCGGGGAAGCTTTTTGTGAGGAATCAATGAAATGTTACATCGTTGCAAAGTTCAATTCGCGTCTGGCTTACCAGGTTCAAAACCGCAACGTCAGCTTCGCATACACCGCCCGGTCCACCTGCACGTTGCTCGAACTGACAATCTGCGGCGCCGCCTCGCGGTGGTGCGGGTCGAGCACGTTGCGGCCGATGACGACGAGTTCGCAGTTGGCGGTGGGTTTCCACGCCAGTCGCGCGTCCAGAGCGGTGTAATTCGGAATCCCCAGCCCCCGCCGATCATCTACGTAGCGCAACCTCATTCCCCATTCCACCTTGCGCCCCAAATCCATGTCTGACCAGACAAAGAATTGCTGCTGGGGATCGTAGGTCTCGCCGTCTTCAGAAAAAGATCGAATCGGGCCGCGCGTGTGGAAGTTCTGTTTGAGAAAACTGTAGCCGCTGCGCAGGCGCCAGGCGTCCAGCGGTTGCCAGACTGCGGACACTTCAAATCCATAACTCTCGGCGTAAAGGTCGTTCTGATACGTGGCGGGAATGAACAGGTGCGCTTCAGGCGCAAACCGCAAACACGCCGAACGGAGACGAAGAGAGCCGGAACACCTGGCCGTCCATCTCCCCGTAATAATAGTCCCCTTGCAGAGTTGCGGTGTTGGCCTCGGACGGATACCAGTCCAGCCGGAATCCCCCTTGCGACCGCCACCAGGCGTCGCCCGCGGCGCGGCCGTCGGTCAGGGTGAATTCATCCCGGTTGGAGTATTTCCCATAGACGCGGAAGTACACGTTGGTTCCCAACTGCCCGCCATAACGCACCGTTCCAAAGCCCCGCTCCTCTGCGCCGCCGCCGCCGCTGATCAGCGTTCCCTGAGTTTCATTCGCCGGCCTGGTCATGATATTGATCACGCCGTTAACCGCGTTGGCGCCCCACAGCGCCGCGCCTGGGCCGCGGATCACCTCGATGCGATCGATATCTTCCAACACGGTGTCGGTCTCCTCCCAATAAACGCCGGAGAAGGTCGGGGTGTAAATCGAACGCCCATCCATCAAGACGAGAAGTTTGTTGGCGAAAATGCTGTTGAACCCGCGCACCGTGATGGCCCATTGATGAGAATTGGCCTGCGCGACTTCCATTCCGGGCACCGTGCGAAACAGCTCCGGAATCGAATTGATGCCGGAACGCCGGATGTCTTCCGGGCGGATCACATAAATGGCCGCCGGCGCGCTCGACAGACTCTCGCTCCTTCGCGAGACCGTGGTGACCTTGATTCGCCCCAGATCTTCCAGACTCACCTGAAGCAGGTCGGCATTCGGAATATCCACCGCCGGCGCGTCCTCAGCCTTCGCGAGGAGGCATGCCAGCACAGCCAGCACCAGCGCAAATCGAACCAGCGGACTGGCGAGGTTTGGCACTGCAATCGTCCGGATGGCTCGCAGACCGCGGTGAAATTTGCTCAACTCACTTATTGGACCGATTTAACGATTTAACCTTGTCACGTTGGAACGCCGTAACCATTCGGCTGCGAAGTTGCCGTGCCGCGTCCGTCGTCTAGAAAACGTGATCATCGCTGTGCCCTGCAGGGGCACGGGCGATCCTACTTGGCGGTAGGAAATTCGCCAGACAGGATTCATCCTTGGAAAAGCAGTTGGGCCCACCAAACACACGAAACACCCAAAAGCCGAACGGATGCCAGAGAATAGATCCTCGCCCAACCGGTGGCCGCATCCTGAGTCCAATCCTTTTCCTTTCCTGCCTTTCGTGGGATCAACCGCCGCTTTAGGGTTTATGAGCCCACCGGTGCTGTAACAGGAGGTAACAGAGTTAACGGAGGTCGCTTCGGATCGTGCGCCGCTTCACAAGTTTCTCCCCGACTTTGGTTGCGGCTTACCGCGGTGGGTCTATCTGCGGTCCAACAGGGTGCGCTCACTTGCCCTTGGTCTCCGTTATCTCCGTTAGCTCCTGTTGTATGCCAGTTAACCCAACGCCGTTGGTTCCGCCACGACGCGCAACCCGGCGAGCAATGCGGCTTCAAGTTCGGCTGCGGAAGTTGCGGTCGCGTGAATGGCGGATTTCTCCAGCGCGTTTCGCCATGCTTCTGCCACCGCCCCGCTGCCCGTAATCCGGACGCTGGCTCCCGATGCGATCACGCCTCGCCGGAGCATCGCTTCCAAATCCGCGCCGACAAACCCGCCGCTCAAAAACGAAAGCCGTTGGTCCGGCGTGCCGATCCGATTCAATTCGAGCAACCGCACGCAAAACAGCGCGCGCGCCAACCCTGACCGGCGTTGCTCCTTGATGCCGGCTTCACACCAATCCGCGTCAATTGACGACGGCCGCTCGCGAGGCACGGCACTGGCCAGAATCGTCTGCGTCTGCGTGGCATGAATCAATTCACCCGACAGTGAAGTCAGACTCGAATCGATCCGCCCGTGCCCGTCGAGGTGAATCGCTTTCCAGTGCGAACCCACATTGAGCACCGTCGCCGGCGGCTGAATCAAACCCAGAGCCACCAGCCCAAGGCAAAGCGTCTCCTCACCGCGCATCACATCCACGTCGCCGATTGTCACTAGATCCACAGAACGTCCGCCGCAGCGCACGCCTGGAACCAACCAGATCGGCAATTCGGTAACGTCCTGAAATTGAAATCGACGCATCGCAGCGGCCAGCTCCGTCTTGCCCGCCGGAGCCGGGACGTGGGGAACCTCGGCCAATCCCAGCGGCGACGTGATCATGCCCGCGGCCAAAACGCAGCTCGGCCTCGCATTCGGGCCCTTTTCCCGGACCGTTTGAATCAGATCGCGCAGACCAGCTCTGATCCGGGCCGGCGATCCATCGCGTGCCGAGTCGCGCACGCCGATCCCCGCCTGCGCCCGAGCCAGGACTTCGGCGCCCTGCACCAGCCAGACGCGAGTGTTCGTCGTGCCCATATCGACGCAGACGGCGCATGCCGGCCTTGCCGAGTGGTCAGTCATGATTTGAGAAATGTAACCTGAGGCAACCTTGAGCCCTTCACAGCCGACGTGAAGGCTCGCGCGCGTTCCCGTAATCTTTCCAAGCCTCGGTCGCTTTGAACGTCCTTCCCCAGCAATTCGGAGCCAGCGCCCACAGCCCACGCGCCCAATGCTAAATACGTCCGTGTCGTCTCCGGGGTGATCCCCCCGGTCGGAACCAGCCGTACCTGAGGCAACGGGCCGCGCATCGCTTTCACAAAGCCCGGCCCCAGGCATTCCGCCGGAAAAACCTTCGCGGCATCCGCGCCGGCTTGCATCGCCGCGACCACTTCCGACGGTGTGAAGCACCCGGGAAATGAGGCGAGTCCGCGCCGCTTGGTGGCGGTAATGACGCGCGCGTCGCAATTCGGCGATACGATGAACTGCGCTCCGACGTCCGCGGCTCGGTCAACTTCCTCTGCCGCGAGCACCGTGCCTGCGCCGACGGCCATCTTCGCCGAGAATCGCTTCGCCAGCCGCAGGATCGAATCCAGCGCTCCGGGAGAATTGAGCGTCACTTCGATGGCAGTGATCCCGGCGTTCAAAACGACCGCCGCAATATCCTCTTCCCGTCCGCCGAATTCGCCACGCAAGATGGCGATGATCCGGCCCGCCTGAATGCGATCGAGAATCTCAGTGGAGTTCAAGGGAAGCTTTGCGGTTTTTCGGACGCGGATGGACACATGAACTGGTAAGGACGCGTTCCACCGCGTCGCTGAAATACATCTTCTGACATGGCCACGGCGTCCATGAACCCACCCCCAACGCTTCCCAGGAAGGGAGCCCTGTTCGTCGCGTCTAAATCAAGTTCCCCTCCTGGGAGGGGTAAGAGGCTGGGTTGGTTCCTGGGAAGTGTCCTGTTCCGTTCGAACCTGCACTCGGCCCATGAACCGTTCGGATTCCCCCTCACCCGTCCTGCGGACACCCTCTCCCCCACTGGGGGAGAGGGATGGGGTGAAAGGGTTCGGTTCATGGGAAGTTTCCTTGGCCCAGAAGCCATGCCCATGGCCCATGAACCGAAAACTGCGCGGACCGCAGCCTTCAGGCTGCTTCCGTGCACTCTCCGGAGTCGAGCGTTGAAGCGGCCTGAAGGCCGCGGTCCGAAGAGACGGTTCATGGGAAGAAGAATCCATCCGCTTTCAATCGGCCAGCGGTTTGCGCGGTTTCAGATGCCTCGCGAAGAATTCGCGGACCATTCGGGTGAGTTCCGGGCCGCCGAATCCGTGGCCGGCGCCCTTGACTACATGGAACGTCACTTCCACGCCCGCGCTCTTCAACGCCGCCTCAAGCAATTCGCTTTGATTCATGGGCACCAGCGGATCCCTGTCGCCGTGCATGATCAAGAAGGGCGGATCGTCACGGCTGACGTACGTGATCGGATTCGCGCGCGCTGTCTTTTCCTTGTTGTTCTGGATCGGTCCACCGATCAGGTGCGACTCCGGAGAGTCTGCCGCGTCATGATCCATGCTGCTCCCGGCCTTGTTCATCTGCGTAAAATCGGTCGGCCCGAACCAATCACATACCGCCTGGACCCGGCTGGACCACTCGAGATGCTCGCCCTTCTCAAACTGCTTCGCGTCTCCGGCCGTGCCGAGCAGGGCCACCAGATGACCGCCCGCGGAAGATCCCCAGACACCGATCCGGTCGGCATCGATTCCATACTGGCCGGCGTTTGCGCGCAGCCAGCGGATCGCCGCTTTGCAGTCCTCGATCTGCGCCGGGAAAATCGCATGCTGACTGAGGCGATAATTGATGCTCGCGACGACGTAGCCTTCCCGGACAAATGAGAGAGCCGGACACGTATCTTTGCTGCCTGCACGCCACGCACCCCCGTGCACCCAAACAAGCAGAGGCAATTGGCGCCCTTCCTTGGGCAAATAAAGATCCAGTTTCTGACGCTCGTGTCCACCCGGAACGTATTCGAGATCGCGGAAGGTGCGCGCCCCGTCCGGCAACGCGGGTTGAGTGGGCGTCGGACGGCCTTGCGGGTTCTCCCTTTGCGGCGCTTGGGCGGCGGGCTGGTTGGGCCCCGGCTTCTCTTGGGCCGCAACAGGAGTCGAAAGCAGGACCCCCAGCACGCTGGCGAGTAGTCTCCATTTCATGTGATCGGGCACGCGCAAAAGTTGTGATCTCTGGTCTGGAGGGAGCGGCGTCAAGCCTTGCTCTTGAATCCAAGCAGGCGCGCCGGCAAGCAAAGAATGGCCCGGATCAGTCCAAAGACTCCTTCCACGACGAAGAAGATCAGCCTGAAAGGCAGCAAGGCGAGCCAGACCACCGGGAACACGACCACAGCCAGCAAGGCCAGCGGCCAGCAGACCAAGAACAACAGGCACCAGAGAACGAAGCCAATGAAGATTTTCATTTCAAAACCGTCCGTTCGTTGAACCACGAATTCTTGTACTTGAGCGGCACACTCACGCCGCTCGCAACACTTTAACACATCTGGCGTCAAACTTTCTTCAACTTTTTTTCACAGACCCTAACTAAGTCGCGATCCGGCTTTGTCGCGGATCCAGTTCCCCTCCTGGGTGGGGCGAAGGGGTGGGTTCGTTCATGGAGAGTTTCCTGTTCCTTTCGGACTTGCACTCGGCCCATGAACCCGGTAGGGCGAGTCCGTCCCGGCGAGCCGCTCGACGTGCGTGGAATACGTCCGACTCGGCTCGCTGGGACAGGCTCGCCCCACCGTCTCGTTCATGGGAAGTGGCTGCACTCAACGCTCCGCCGCGGTGGCGAAGAAGGTGTAGGCGTTTTCATTGTGCGTCTCTTCGCAGCCGATCCTCCATTTCAAGAACGTGCCGAGATGGATCGGTTGAACCACGAAGCCCTGTTGCTCGAACAACGCGCCGGTCCGCGCGAGGCTGAGCGTGTTCCAGTGATAATCCTCGACGGCTCTGACGAGGTGCTCGGCTTCCTCATGCATGTTGAAGAAGCCCAGGCAAAGCCCCTCGCGTGTGACACGGCCGATTTCTCCTGCAGCCCGATCCAAGGCCGCAATTGACAAATGCTCGAACAGGTCGTGGACCAGACAGAGATCGAACGTTTTGTCCGGCGCCTCCACTTCAAAGATGTTCCCGAGATCGAACCGGGTTTCGGGAAACATCGCGCGGGCATTGCGAATGTTTTTTTCGCACAGATCGCAACCGAAGTAGTCCACCAGCCGCGCGAGGCCGAACGAGTGCAGGAACCGGTAATCGGTGGCGGAACCGCAAGCGGGTTCGAACACCCGGAGGCCGCGCGGCGTTTCATTCTCCAGCGCCGTCCACCAAATTCGCTCGAAGGTGGAGAGCCGTTCATCGGCAAGTCGCGACCCGGTTTCCGTCGGCCTCGTTGCGGACAGCGTCTCATGGATGTACTGAGGAACGATCCATGCATCCACAACCGCCGGCAAGCGCGCGAAAGTTTGGGAAAGAAAGGCCGGGATGGGGAGGCCCTCGGCATTGTCGGCTCCGCGCTCCAAGGCGTAGAGCAGGCTTGCGAAATCCTCGAAGCCGCCCGGCTTTTTGGCGAGCTTCAGCAGCCAGTTCATGACGGCGCCAAAGCGGAGTTCATGTTCCATTAGGAGCGCGAACTGGCCGCTGAACAAAGCCTCGATCAGGAAGTGCCGCGTGAGAATGCTCTGGAGGTTGATCCGCGGGTCCTCCACGCCGGAAACGAGATAATCCCGGAGCATCTCCTCGTCATGCCGCATCCACGATTTGATCAGCCCCGCGGTTTCTCGGCGTAAATCGTCGTTCATCCTGGAAAAGGCAGTTGAACCCACGAAACTCACGAAACTCACGAAAACCAAACGAGCGGGGATCTCTTCCCTGGCAACTCGACCGGCGAGTTCTCTGTGGTTCTACTCCATCTCCTTTCGTGTTTTTCGTGTGTTTCGTCGGCTCAACTGCCGCTTTGCGGTTCATGGTTTGCGCGCGGAGCCAGGCTCCTGCGCCCCGAGCCGAACAACGCGGAAGTCGGTGAGGCGCGCCCAGTGCTCGACTCCAGCCGGGCCTTGATAACACTGCAGGCTGATTTTGGCCGGGCCGCGCGCAGGCAAGTCGCATTCGCCCGCGGTGCGCCAGGCTTCCGCGTCGGTGGTGCGGAACTGCCCGCGAATTCGTCCACCGCTCACCAGGAATTTCAGCCGCACAACCGGCGACAATTGCGGGATGATAGCGATCGTGCGCGTGCGGTCGCCTTCCTCGCGGCCCATGACGATGCTCAATCGACCATCCACGAGTTCCAGCCCGATCTTCACCATGTGGCTGTCATCGTAATACCAGACGAGATCGACTTGTTCGTATTGCTCCGTCGGACGGTTTTCGACGTTGACCGAAACTTCGATTTCGCCCTTGGCCGCGTCCGGCGCGGCGCGCACCAAAACATTTTTCGCGTTGTTGGCTGGTCCCCACATATTGCCGGGCTCGATGCGCACTTCGAGTCCGCGCGGCGAGACGCGCCGGGCTTCGCGATGCTCGCGCACCCAGGACCAGCCTTCGCCGAGCTTGCCCGCGAAATCGTCCTGGAACAGCACCTCGTCCGCGCGACAGGCCGACGTCACAAAAACGGTTAACCCAACAAGGAATTCCAAACGAGCTGTCATGGACTCATGTTAGACCCGATGCGAGGAATCCGAAATCGGAAACTCACCGAACTCTGCCACCGGAGTTTCTCTCTCGCCCGCGACCAAGGAGTGGGGGAGGGTTGGGGTGAGGGCACCCGTTTCCGCTTATCGCGGACCTACGACGCACCTCCTCTCCCCGGTCCTCTCCTCCTCCGTCATGGAGGAGAGGGAGTTTCGCCGTTGAAGATTCGGGCAGTGTGCGGATGGGCCCTCGCAGGATACGGGAAGGGGACTGGAGTTATCCCCGCGTATTATTCAGTTGCCGGCACCAACTGGCGACGGTGTCGGTCGAGGCTTCAAACGGATTCAGCAAATTGAGCGAGCTGATGCCTTCGGCGTCGATCACTTCCCAATCGACGAAATAGCGAATCGAGTGATTGCGGAGCTGCTGCATGATGTGGGAACGAATCTGGGCGCGCGTGTTCGTCGGCGCCCGCCGCGTCGCTTCCGAGATGTCAGCGCTGGTGATCTCCCACGGCGGCGGCGTTTGCGCGAGCGCCAATCCCAGATTGCGCGCGGGATCGACGTGATGAAATTCCAGATCCTGCGCGCGCAGCCAGGGATCGACCCACGCGATCTTCTCCCGCTCGACGAATTGTTGAAACAGCCAGCGTTTGGTGACCCAATCCACTTTCCCGACCAGCGCCTCCGGTTGCTTGCCCAGGGCAGTCAATGTTTCCTGCCAGACGTCCAGCACCACGTTCGTCTCTTCGTCGCGCCCGCTGAATTCGCTTCGGGCGGCTTCGTAAAACTGAAAGAGCAACTCCACGGCATTCTCGGTGCGGCCATCGGACAGCGTCACGATCCAGGGGCCGTCCGGTTGGTGGGAGATGCCGCGAAAGCTCAGCACCGCGTCCGCCAGCACCATTTTGGGCATCCGATCCAATTCCAGGAGGTCGAGCACGAGCGAAGTCGTTCCGACTTTCAACATCAACGTCGTCGGCAGCACGCTCGTGTCGCCGTGCAGCAGATGCAGGCGGCGGTACTTGCGGGCGTCGGCGAGCGGTTCGTCGCGCGTGTTGATGATGGCGCGGTTGAATTGGACCCATTCGAAGAGATCGTTGTTGATGTAGTCCGCGCGCTGGCTGATTTGGAAATAACTGTCGGCGCCGGGCCGGATCAGGTCTCCGCGCAATTCGGCGCCTGGCGTGGAACCGACACGCCCCGCGCCGCCGTAAAGCTGCCGGAGCGTGAGAAACGCGAGCAACGACAAAACGTTCGCTTCGGTCAACGACGGAGCGGAACGCCGCACGAGGTAATTCTCGTGGCAGCCGAACGTGGCGCCGGAGTAGTGGTCGATGTTGTTCCGAATGAAGCTGACGTGATCGTGCAGCCGCAAATCCTTCAGCGCTTGAACCAAAATGGCATCGCCCGCGCGGTCGTAGCGCAGCAGATCGATCAGAGACAGGCATTCGGGCGTGCAGTATTCCAGGTGCCCCATATCGACATAGGCCCGTCCGCCATTGAACAGGAATCCGCCGTTGCCCGCCGGTTCGTCCCAGTCGCGCTGGTGCATGTCGGGAAGGCCGAAGCGGGCGCGATCAAAAATCCAGTTCCGGACCCGCCCCACAGCGCTGGGCGGGCCGGACGGATCGTTGGTCAAACATCCGTATTCGGTCTCGAGACCTACGACGCGATTCATAATCCGATTTGCTCCAAAGGCAGCATTTCAAAGCGGGCCAGCCGCGGGCTTTTCCGCGCCAGCCAGCCGATCTCCACGATTTTTCCATTCACGGCGGCGCGCCAGCCGGCTCGGCGTTCCTCCTCGGAGGGAGGATTCTCCGTGAAAGACTTATGCTCTAGCAAACACCACCAGACCTGAAGGAGCAAGTCCGCCAACTCGCGTCTCTCCCTTTTGCCGGCCGCGTTTTGGCTCAACCATTCCAGCGCGGCTTTCTCCGGCTCCGGAAGGCCCGCGGCCAAAATGATTCCTTGTGTTTGGTACTGAAATGCGCCGTCGAAATGGAGACGAAACAGCAAGTCGTGTCCCGGTTCGGCGCCGACTTCCACGAGCAGCAGTTCCACTAAAAAGGGCGCGCTGTAGATTTGCTCGAAGTGCGTCTTCAATTGCGGACTCAGCCCGAAGCTGACCAGCCGGCGCAAACTGACATCCTCCGGCGCGCGCGTGAACGCTTCCAGGTGCGCGGCGTCGATCGCCGCCTGGCGAATTTTCTCCATGTCCGCCGGATGCCCCAGGCCCGCCAGCGCGTGCCGGTCAAAGAGCTCGAAGACCTTCGAATTGCCGGTGCCGATGCCGAGGAGAAGAATGCCGTCCGGCAAACTCGCGGCAAACACGGGAGAGCCGCTTTTGATCTGCTCGCGAACGTATTCGCGGCGGTTCTCAATGGCCTCCAGCCAACGATAAGGCTCTTCGGTCATGCGCGCAAAAATCCGGCTTGCTGCTCCGCTTCGATTGTTTCCACGCCGGCGGAACGGAGCACTTTGATGGTGGCGAACGTCCGCGTCTCCGGGTTCACGCCGCCGGTGGCGGAATCGAATTCCGACGCGACCATGAGCAGGCGCAGGGCGAACTGCACGGCCTGGGGCAGTTGCATCTCCGAGGGCTTTGGCCCGCCGTGCCTCTCCTGAAAACTGAGAATGCTTCGGATGGTGCCGGAGCCGGAACCGGAAGCCGCGTAGCCGACCGCGTGAAACTGCGCGCCCAGCGGATCGTAGAAATAAATCTTGGCGCGAGCTGGAGCAGTCGCGTGGTCCAGACCGGCAAAGAGCGGCATGACGACGCCGATGCCTTGCATTGTCATGGGAAGGTTCTCGCGCAGCAGCCGCGCCAGCGCCCGGACTTTGGCGGGCAGACTGAGCGGCTGCAATTGGCTTCGCCGATAGTATTCGAAGGAAGTTTGCAGCACTCGCGCCATTTCGAACGCCGTGGCCGGCACTCCCGCGATGGCGAGAAGCGAGGTGGCATCGATCTCGATGACTTTGTCCACGCGATCGGTGACGATGATGTTCCCGGCAGTGGCCCTGCGATCGCCCGCCATCAAGATGCCGTCGGCGAAATGGAAGGCGAAGACAGTTGTGGCTTGAGTCTGAACGGGAGCGGAAAGAGAAACATCGCCTCGCAGCGGCGGCACCTGGCGGGCCGCGAGCAAGGAGAGAAAATCGCCGGCAATCGGCGCGGGATCGCTCATTGGCCGGTGCGCTGTCGGTAGCGCTTGGCCTGATCAGGATCCACCTTGCGCATCCGCTTCAGAAGTTCTTCGACATTGGGTTTATCGACCTTGGGTGCGCTGGGGCCATCGCCGCCTCCACTCGGTCCAGGGGCGACGGGACGAGTTCTCTGAGCTTGGTCTGGCATAAAATCTACTCGTTAACTTGCCACGTTCCCGATGATTCGCAAATCATCCGGAGAATGGGCGGCGTCGATCACTCGAGCATATTCCGCGACGTCGCCCGGTGCGAACAAATCCATCAGCGAGATTCTAATGGGACCATGCGTTCCTTGCAACGTAATGTGATCCCACTGGGCGGAGATCACCGCCGAAGCGAATTTCTGGATGCACCGGCCCCGCACGTAGGCTCGCGTCGAAGGCGGATGCTTGACCGCGGCTCTCACTGTGCTCTCTTCCGGAACGCCCTGAAAACTGTGCGCGTGTTCCAGGCCGTAATACAAGCCTTCCGACCGGTCGAGGCGGTGATACTCCAAATCCAGACTCTGCAACCACGGATCATCGTCCGTAACTTTCTGAGCGGCCTGAAACTCGCGGACCAAAGCCAGCTTCGCGACCCAGTCCAACCGATCGCGGCATTTCATGAAGTCCGTTTCCAGATCGTCCAGCACGCGCTCCCAATCCTCAACAAGCTGCCGCTTTTCCGGGTTCGTGAGATCGCAGCCATCCTTCGCTGCCGTGAGATATTCCCGCTGAATGGACACGGCGGTTGCTTTCGCTCCACCGTCCAGCAATGTCTCCCAGCGAAACGCCGGATCGCGGGAAATCGTCGTCAGCCCGGAGAGTGGATCTGCCAGTTTGGGGTAGA
Above is a window of Verrucomicrobiota bacterium DNA encoding:
- a CDS encoding class I SAM-dependent methyltransferase, yielding MNDDLRRETAGLIKSWMRHDEEMLRDYLVSGVEDPRINLQSILTRHFLIEALFSGQFALLMEHELRFGAVMNWLLKLAKKPGGFEDFASLLYALERGADNAEGLPIPAFLSQTFARLPAVVDAWIVPQYIHETLSATRPTETGSRLADERLSTFERIWWTALENETPRGLRVFEPACGSATDYRFLHSFGLARLVDYFGCDLCEKNIRNARAMFPETRFDLGNIFEVEAPDKTFDLCLVHDLFEHLSIAALDRAAGEIGRVTREGLCLGFFNMHEEAEHLVRAVEDYHWNTLSLARTGALFEQQGFVVQPIHLGTFLKWRIGCEETHNENAYTFFATAAER
- a CDS encoding DUF1349 domain-containing protein; translated protein: MTARLEFLVGLTVFVTSACRADEVLFQDDFAGKLGEGWSWVREHREARRVSPRGLEVRIEPGNMWGPANNAKNVLVRAAPDAAKGEIEVSVNVENRPTEQYEQVDLVWYYDDSHMVKIGLELVDGRLSIVMGREEGDRTRTIAIIPQLSPVVRLKFLVSGGRIRGQFRTTDAEAWRTAGECDLPARGPAKISLQCYQGPAGVEHWARLTDFRVVRLGAQEPGSARKP
- a CDS encoding peptidase encodes the protein MNRVVGLETEYGCLTNDPSGPPSAVGRVRNWIFDRARFGLPDMHQRDWDEPAGNGGFLFNGGRAYVDMGHLEYCTPECLSLIDLLRYDRAGDAILVQALKDLRLHDHVSFIRNNIDHYSGATFGCHENYLVRRSAPSLTEANVLSLLAFLTLRQLYGGAGRVGSTPGAELRGDLIRPGADSYFQISQRADYINNDLFEWVQFNRAIINTRDEPLADARKYRRLHLLHGDTSVLPTTLMLKVGTTSLVLDLLELDRMPKMVLADAVLSFRGISHQPDGPWIVTLSDGRTENAVELLFQFYEAARSEFSGRDEETNVVLDVWQETLTALGKQPEALVGKVDWVTKRWLFQQFVEREKIAWVDPWLRAQDLEFHHVDPARNLGLALAQTPPPWEITSADISEATRRAPTNTRAQIRSHIMQQLRNHSIRYFVDWEVIDAEGISSLNLLNPFEASTDTVASWCRQLNNTRG
- a CDS encoding proteasome subunit alpha codes for the protein MTEEPYRWLEAIENRREYVREQIKSGSPVFAASLPDGILLLGIGTGNSKVFELFDRHALAGLGHPADMEKIRQAAIDAAHLEAFTRAPEDVSLRRLVSFGLSPQLKTHFEQIYSAPFLVELLLVEVGAEPGHDLLFRLHFDGAFQYQTQGIILAAGLPEPEKAALEWLSQNAAGKRERRELADLLLQVWWCLLEHKSFTENPPSEEERRAGWRAAVNGKIVEIGWLARKSPRLARFEMLPLEQIGL
- a CDS encoding proteasome subunit alpha — protein: MSDPAPIAGDFLSLLAARQVPPLRGDVSLSAPVQTQATTVFAFHFADGILMAGDRRATAGNIIVTDRVDKVIEIDATSLLAIAGVPATAFEMARVLQTSFEYYRRSQLQPLSLPAKVRALARLLRENLPMTMQGIGVVMPLFAGLDHATAPARAKIYFYDPLGAQFHAVGYAASGSGSGTIRSILSFQERHGGPKPSEMQLPQAVQFALRLLMVASEFDSATGGVNPETRTFATIKVLRSAGVETIEAEQQAGFLRA
- a CDS encoding ubiquitin-like protein UBact produces the protein MPDQAQRTRPVAPGPSGGGDGPSAPKVDKPNVEELLKRMRKVDPDQAKRYRQRTGQ